TTGAAGATCCCAACGTAAAATAACTTGCGCTGTTGTTTTACCGTGTTTCTCAGCAATCTCTTGTAATGTTTCGTTATCTAATAATTGACCTTGCATTAATGGTGACCATGCTTCCATTTGAATACCTTGTTCTTTACAGAAAGCTTGTACTTCTTTTTGTGTTAAACGAGGGTGGTATTCTACTTGGTTAATCATTGGTTTAATTTCTGCATCTTTCATTACATCTTGTAAGTGATGTACTTGGAAGTTACTTACACCAATTGCACGTACGCGCTTTTCTTTATAAAGTGTTTCTAACGCTCTCCATGTATCTTTATATTTTCCTTCTACAGGCCAGTGAACAAGATACAGATCTAAATAATCTAGTTCTAATTTTTTTAAGCTCTCTTCATATGCAGCAATTGTTTCTTCATATCCTTGATCTGCGTTCCATACTTTTGAAGTGATGAATAAATCTTCTCTTGAAATACCAGTTGCTTCGATACCTGCACGGATTCCTTCACCTACAGCTTTTTCATTTCCGTAAATTGCAGCTGTATCGATGCTGCGGTATCCTGCTTTAATT
This genomic window from Bacillus anthracis str. Vollum contains:
- a CDS encoding aldo/keto reductase — encoded protein: MKNLQSKAVLNNGVEMPWFGLGVFKVEEGPELVEAVKSAIKAGYRSIDTAAIYGNEKAVGEGIRAGIEATGISREDLFITSKVWNADQGYEETIAAYEESLKKLELDYLDLYLVHWPVEGKYKDTWRALETLYKEKRVRAIGVSNFQVHHLQDVMKDAEIKPMINQVEYHPRLTQKEVQAFCKEQGIQMEAWSPLMQGQLLDNETLQEIAEKHGKTTAQVILRWDLQNGVITIPKSTKEHRIIANADVFNFELTKEDMEKIDALNQNHRVGPDPDNFDF